One window of the Candidatus Chryseobacterium colombiense genome contains the following:
- a CDS encoding DsbA family oxidoreductase, with amino-acid sequence MKIEIWSDIMCPFCYIGKRNFEKALAQFPNKELIEVEWKSFQIDPAMPEVPKYQDDMYRFVADRKGMTYEQSKARHQDLIQYAKSVGLDYNLDKALVTNSMKGHRIIQFAKTKGFGEKAEEILFYAYFTRGKNLNDKATLIELGKEIGLTETEVNTALTNPLYLQKVENDSREAQTLGAKGVPFFVVNRKYAIAGAQQPNDILQTLERSFSEWQKENPQTTLETIQGKSCSIDGECN; translated from the coding sequence ATGAAAATAGAAATATGGTCTGATATTATGTGTCCATTCTGCTATATCGGAAAACGTAATTTCGAGAAAGCTCTAGCACAGTTCCCAAATAAAGAACTCATAGAAGTAGAATGGAAAAGTTTTCAGATCGATCCTGCTATGCCCGAAGTACCCAAGTACCAGGATGATATGTATAGGTTTGTAGCCGACCGAAAAGGTATGACATATGAGCAGTCAAAAGCGAGACATCAAGATCTGATACAATATGCCAAAAGTGTAGGTCTTGATTATAACCTTGATAAAGCTTTGGTCACCAATTCGATGAAAGGTCACCGCATCATACAGTTTGCCAAAACCAAAGGGTTTGGGGAAAAAGCGGAAGAAATCTTGTTCTATGCTTATTTTACACGAGGCAAAAATCTAAATGATAAAGCAACCCTTATCGAGCTTGGAAAAGAGATCGGTTTAACGGAAACCGAGGTCAATACAGCACTTACTAATCCTCTTTACTTACAGAAAGTAGAAAACGACAGTCGTGAAGCCCAGACCTTAGGCGCCAAAGGTGTCCCTTTTTTCGTGGTCAACCGAAAATACGCCATCGCAGGAGCACAACAGCCCAATGACATTTTGCAAACCCTTGAAAGGTCTTTTTCCGAATGGCAGAAAGAAAACCCGCAGACCACATTGGAAACGATACAGGGAAAAAGCTGTTCAATTGACGGAGAATGCAATTAA
- a CDS encoding DoxX family protein — MTKQTDFSQNPDKKAKRIYWIITSLTMALIILPSYFAPKEYLIETIKKLQFPDYFPLELDILKIVGAIIILIPAIPTMFKEWAYVGFGILLLSASLAHGMVDGLAKGVAPLVPFTLLAVSYYYFRKLNYEK, encoded by the coding sequence ATGACAAAGCAGACCGACTTCTCCCAAAATCCTGATAAAAAAGCAAAACGTATCTATTGGATCATCACCAGCCTTACGATGGCTTTGATCATCCTACCATCGTATTTCGCACCAAAAGAATACCTCATCGAGACGATCAAAAAATTACAGTTCCCTGATTATTTCCCACTTGAACTGGATATCTTGAAGATCGTGGGAGCGATCATTATCCTCATTCCGGCTATCCCAACGATGTTTAAAGAATGGGCTTACGTAGGATTCGGAATCCTCTTGCTGTCAGCAAGTCTGGCGCACGGTATGGTAGATGGACTAGCGAAAGGTGTTGCCCCGCTTGTTCCGTTTACATTGCTTGCCGTATCCTATTATTATTTCCGTAAATTGAACTATGAAAAATAG
- a CDS encoding helix-turn-helix domain-containing protein: MLTVRDALDVISGKWKILIIISIMSGHKRFREIERSIPKISSKVLAKELKDLEEHQLIKRTVYDESPVLVEYTATDYVFTLQKVIEELHNWGANHRKKILGK; encoded by the coding sequence ATGCTGACCGTGCGTGATGCCCTTGACGTAATCAGTGGCAAATGGAAGATCCTGATCATTATTTCCATTATGAGCGGTCACAAACGTTTCAGGGAAATAGAAAGGAGCATTCCGAAAATTTCCTCAAAAGTTTTAGCTAAAGAACTGAAAGACCTGGAGGAGCATCAGCTCATCAAACGCACCGTCTATGACGAATCTCCTGTCTTGGTGGAGTACACCGCCACGGATTATGTTTTCACATTACAAAAGGTCATTGAGGAACTGCATAATTGGGGAGCCAATCACAGGAAAAAGATATTGGGAAAGTAA
- a CDS encoding substrate-binding domain-containing protein, producing MSTKEAFRTFGFPKVGTVLFLLLMILHGCKDASTKSDKIKIGFSQGLGNHPWRQAMNHSMEIQASLHSEVQLSISKAEGSVQKQIEDIQKMIDNEADIIIISPIDPNSLVPVVEKAFAKKIPVILVDRKINSDKYATYIGADNVEIGKEAAQYIISDSKNLKKVIEIKGDDNSSPTTERSLGFQQTIKNNSNTELIKTFKGLPAEAFRKTLDSLGNQALYVFAFNDQLATQAWQIARNAGVENQIKFIGVDGLNTKDGGIQMVLDGKLNATLLYPTGGTEAIETAIKIYHGHIPPKRIKLSTTIIDRLNAEIMRNQFDKIIEQQGVIENQVNAVKKQTELYSSQRELFRWSVVLLILMFCLIAYAIYLIYTIKIKNKQLILTNERVTIQRNQIETIANELKESNEARVNFFTGLSHEFKTPITLILSSLESLKDTFKSKGTKPSYELELINKNSNRLLRLVDNLLDFRKIENKTFNLRVSKTNIYDFTYGIFRDFENEAKKRNIKFEIHSANKNLELYIDRNLMDKVYFNLLSNAFKFTPDNGKIEITIQEKGNQAVISFKDNGIGIPEKEISNVFEPYFKGSNNRKNSSGIGLHLSRQFVELHLGKIEVSSFQGTEFIISLYKGNKHFNEDQMIKEPSIMDAETLAKDAVFGVAEEGSFMQNQENPGDRYSLLLVEDNSDLSFFLSNKLQTEFDVMVSDGTDAIDKALSEIPDIIVCDVNLPGKNGFEICEILKNDLRTSHIPVILLTALDNKESYLQGLKSGVDLYLTKPFSYPILTQSLRSLLYNREKLRYYYTNNIGRIVDSKSFGSMEQTFVNKLNQIIKTNIDNPDFSVENLADLLNISRIQLYRKIKAMFDVNVSDYINNIRLEQAKSMLQNPGLTISEIAYKTGFSSPNYFSTVFKNKFGVSPNVFRRALAMNNSN from the coding sequence ATGTCCACAAAAGAAGCTTTTAGAACGTTTGGTTTCCCCAAGGTTGGTACCGTTTTATTTTTGTTGCTGATGATTTTGCATGGTTGCAAGGATGCTTCAACAAAATCGGATAAAATCAAAATCGGCTTTTCGCAAGGTTTGGGAAATCATCCCTGGAGACAGGCTATGAATCATTCCATGGAGATTCAGGCGTCTTTGCATTCTGAGGTACAGCTAAGCATTAGTAAAGCAGAAGGTTCGGTTCAGAAGCAAATCGAGGATATTCAGAAGATGATAGATAATGAAGCGGATATCATCATTATTTCACCCATTGACCCCAATTCGCTGGTTCCGGTGGTGGAAAAAGCCTTTGCGAAAAAGATTCCTGTGATTTTGGTGGATAGGAAAATCAATTCTGATAAATATGCTACTTATATCGGTGCTGATAATGTGGAGATTGGCAAAGAAGCAGCGCAGTATATTATCTCGGATTCTAAAAATTTAAAAAAAGTCATTGAAATAAAAGGCGATGACAATTCTTCGCCTACAACGGAAAGAAGTCTGGGTTTCCAGCAGACTATTAAAAATAATTCAAATACAGAACTGATAAAAACCTTCAAAGGTCTTCCGGCTGAAGCATTCAGAAAAACTCTGGATTCATTGGGAAATCAGGCTCTTTATGTTTTTGCTTTCAATGACCAACTCGCTACGCAAGCATGGCAAATAGCGAGAAATGCCGGTGTGGAAAATCAAATCAAATTTATCGGTGTGGATGGTCTGAATACCAAAGACGGTGGAATTCAGATGGTTCTTGACGGTAAATTGAATGCCACTTTACTTTATCCTACCGGCGGAACGGAAGCCATTGAGACTGCCATTAAAATCTACCACGGGCACATTCCACCGAAACGCATCAAGCTCAGTACAACCATTATCGACAGGCTGAATGCTGAAATTATGCGCAACCAGTTCGATAAAATCATAGAACAGCAGGGCGTGATTGAAAATCAGGTGAATGCCGTGAAAAAGCAGACCGAACTCTATTCTTCCCAAAGAGAATTGTTCCGATGGTCTGTTGTACTTTTGATTCTGATGTTTTGCCTGATTGCCTATGCTATTTACCTGATTTATACCATTAAAATTAAAAATAAACAGCTTATTCTCACCAACGAACGTGTGACGATTCAAAGGAATCAGATTGAAACCATTGCTAACGAGCTCAAGGAAAGTAATGAAGCAAGAGTAAACTTTTTTACGGGTTTGTCCCACGAGTTCAAAACACCGATAACCCTCATTTTAAGTTCTTTGGAATCATTGAAAGATACCTTTAAAAGCAAGGGGACAAAGCCGTCTTATGAGCTGGAGCTGATTAATAAAAATTCAAACCGTTTGCTAAGGTTGGTGGATAATCTTTTGGATTTCAGGAAAATAGAAAATAAAACCTTTAATTTAAGGGTTTCCAAAACCAATATCTACGATTTCACTTATGGCATTTTCAGGGATTTTGAAAACGAAGCGAAAAAAAGGAATATTAAGTTTGAAATTCATTCTGCAAACAAAAATCTGGAACTGTATATTGACAGAAACCTGATGGATAAAGTATATTTTAACCTTTTGTCAAATGCTTTTAAATTTACACCGGACAACGGGAAAATTGAAATTACGATTCAGGAAAAAGGAAATCAGGCAGTTATCAGCTTCAAAGACAACGGTATAGGAATTCCGGAAAAAGAGATCAGCAACGTTTTCGAACCCTACTTCAAAGGTTCCAACAACCGGAAAAATAGTTCAGGAATCGGGCTTCATCTCAGCCGTCAGTTTGTGGAGCTTCATCTCGGGAAAATCGAGGTCAGCTCTTTTCAGGGAACGGAATTTATCATCAGTCTTTACAAAGGAAACAAGCATTTCAATGAAGATCAGATGATAAAAGAACCGAGTATTATGGATGCGGAAACGTTGGCAAAAGATGCTGTTTTCGGCGTGGCGGAAGAAGGAAGTTTTATGCAAAACCAGGAAAATCCAGGTGATCGGTATTCTTTGCTTTTGGTGGAGGATAACTCGGATTTGTCTTTTTTCCTCAGCAATAAGCTTCAGACGGAATTTGATGTAATGGTTTCCGATGGTACGGATGCGATTGATAAAGCGCTAAGTGAGATTCCCGACATCATTGTCTGCGATGTGAATCTTCCTGGAAAAAATGGCTTTGAAATCTGCGAAATCCTTAAAAACGACCTCAGAACATCTCATATTCCGGTTATTCTCCTTACGGCTTTGGACAATAAGGAATCTTATCTTCAGGGACTGAAATCCGGGGTTGATCTTTATCTTACGAAGCCATTCAGCTATCCGATTCTGACACAGTCGCTGCGTTCATTGCTTTACAACCGCGAAAAACTACGTTATTATTACACCAACAACATCGGAAGAATTGTGGACAGCAAATCCTTCGGAAGTATGGAGCAGACGTTCGTGAACAAATTGAATCAGATTATCAAAACCAATATTGATAATCCCGATTTTTCAGTGGAAAATCTTGCAGATTTACTTAATATTTCAAGAATCCAGCTTTACAGGAAAATCAAGGCAATGTTTGATGTGAATGTAAGCGACTACATCAACAATATCCGTCTGGAACAGGCGAAATCGATGCTGCAAAATCCGGGACTGACGATTTCCGAAATTGCTTATAAAACCGGCTTCTCTTCTCCGAATTATTTCTCCACAGTCTTCAAAAATAAGTTTGGGGTTTCTCCGAATGTGTTTAGAAGAGCGTTGGCGATGAATAATTCTAATTGA
- a CDS encoding sugar porter family MFS transporter — MNKILMWSVTAALAGFLFGFDVVVISGADKKLQALWQSSDAFHGAVVMGMALWGTVIGAIFGGIPTNTFGRKKTLLAIGALYALSAIGTALSNDPYIFAFFRFMGGLGVGASTIAAPAYISEIAPAKDRGRLVSLYQFNIVLGILVAFLSNYLLSGIGDNDWRWMLGVQAIPASIYTLCVLIIPESPRWLVSKGRINEAKNVVKIVNPDQDSDLLISQMEDDHAEAPKENIFMKKYRFPLMLAFLVAFFNQMSGINAFLYYAPRIFGEAGLGEKTALLSSIGIGIVNMVFTLVGVNLIDKVGRRTLMYIGSIGYIISLGLVSMAFYFHWSGLAIPVFLFLFIASHAIGQGTVIWVFISEIFPNHLRASGQAFGSSTHWVLAAIIPSLIPTLFSTIGAGTVFLVFTIAMVFQLLFVIFMMPETKGMSLEKLSKTLTKE, encoded by the coding sequence ATGAATAAAATTTTGATGTGGTCTGTCACTGCAGCTTTGGCAGGATTTCTTTTCGGGTTTGATGTTGTGGTGATTTCCGGAGCCGATAAAAAATTGCAGGCACTTTGGCAGAGTTCAGACGCATTCCACGGTGCGGTAGTAATGGGAATGGCATTGTGGGGAACCGTTATCGGCGCCATCTTTGGCGGAATTCCGACCAACACATTCGGGCGTAAAAAAACACTTTTGGCAATCGGCGCCTTATATGCACTTTCAGCAATCGGAACGGCGCTTTCCAATGATCCTTATATTTTCGCATTCTTCAGATTTATGGGCGGCTTGGGCGTTGGAGCATCCACTATCGCTGCACCGGCTTATATTTCCGAAATCGCTCCTGCAAAAGACCGAGGAAGATTGGTTTCCCTGTATCAGTTCAATATTGTTTTGGGGATTTTGGTTGCCTTTTTATCCAATTACCTACTCAGTGGAATCGGAGATAACGACTGGAGATGGATGCTTGGTGTTCAGGCAATTCCGGCAAGTATCTACACCTTATGTGTACTTATAATTCCGGAAAGCCCGAGATGGCTCGTTTCCAAAGGCAGAATAAATGAAGCCAAAAATGTAGTTAAAATCGTAAATCCGGATCAGGATTCTGACCTACTCATTTCTCAGATGGAAGACGATCACGCCGAAGCGCCAAAGGAAAATATTTTTATGAAAAAATATCGTTTTCCGCTGATGCTCGCTTTCCTTGTCGCATTTTTCAATCAGATGTCGGGCATCAATGCATTCTTATATTATGCACCGAGAATTTTTGGTGAGGCTGGATTGGGCGAGAAAACCGCACTTCTCAGCAGCATCGGGATTGGTATTGTCAATATGGTTTTCACACTGGTTGGTGTTAATCTCATTGACAAAGTGGGCAGAAGAACTTTGATGTATATTGGTTCCATAGGCTATATTATCTCTTTGGGACTCGTTTCTATGGCATTTTATTTCCATTGGTCAGGTTTAGCGATTCCTGTGTTTTTATTCCTGTTTATCGCTTCTCACGCCATCGGACAGGGAACGGTGATCTGGGTTTTTATCTCCGAGATTTTTCCGAACCATCTCCGTGCATCAGGACAGGCATTCGGAAGTTCCACACACTGGGTTTTGGCAGCGATAATTCCGTCCCTTATCCCGACTTTATTTTCAACGATTGGCGCCGGAACGGTATTTCTGGTATTCACGATCGCTATGGTATTCCAGCTGTTATTTGTGATTTTTATGATGCCGGAAACAAAAGGCATGTCACTGGAAAAATTAAGCAAAACACTTACAAAAGAATAA
- a CDS encoding glycoside hydrolase family 32 protein — MKKIISSLIVASVFFSNLNAQSDSQKEEQLYRPNFHFSPKKGWMNDPNGLYYKDGVYHLFFQHYPDGNKWGPMHWGHATSKDLVKWEEQPIALYPDDLGYIFSGSAVVDKNNTSGFGDSKNNPVVAVYTYHNPNREKDGKIDVESQGIAYSLDNSKTWTKYSANPVLKNPGVRDFRDPKVFWDSKRQQWIMVLAAQDRTHFYASKNLKEWTFQSEFGKDLGGHGGVWECPDLFPLKVEGTNEEKWVLIVNINPGGPNNGSAGQYFVGDFDGKTFKIDEHFTKQLQKEKAAWLDWGKDNYASVSFDNVPQGKRVIIGWMSNWEYAQEVPTEAWRSSTTMAREVSLKKTKDGYILKNIPVAGLKNYQGKSIRKKINLKSENKLIDKSEIDLTKAVLDLDVKKMTAGTYSFSLKNSLREEVVFGIDNKTKELFVDRSKSGKTDFGKNYSTPVTKAPLNQMYPEAKMKLVIDKTSIEIFFNDGEKVLTEIFFPNEHLSELTLSTDTKGSSLDINANQLDINKR, encoded by the coding sequence ATGAAAAAAATAATATCAAGTTTAATTGTCGCTTCTGTCTTTTTTTCGAATCTCAACGCTCAGTCGGATTCGCAGAAGGAAGAGCAGCTTTACCGCCCCAATTTCCATTTCAGTCCCAAAAAAGGATGGATGAATGATCCGAACGGTCTTTATTACAAAGACGGTGTTTATCACCTGTTCTTCCAGCATTATCCCGATGGAAACAAATGGGGACCGATGCATTGGGGACACGCCACAAGCAAAGACCTTGTCAAGTGGGAAGAGCAGCCGATTGCTCTTTATCCGGATGATTTAGGATATATTTTCTCAGGAAGTGCGGTGGTCGATAAAAACAATACTTCAGGTTTCGGAGATTCCAAAAATAATCCTGTCGTTGCGGTGTACACTTACCACAATCCCAACCGGGAAAAAGACGGTAAGATAGATGTGGAATCACAGGGAATTGCTTACTCTTTGGATAATAGCAAGACTTGGACAAAATATAGTGCAAATCCTGTTCTTAAAAATCCGGGAGTCCGTGATTTTCGTGACCCAAAGGTGTTTTGGGACAGCAAAAGACAGCAATGGATTATGGTTTTGGCGGCTCAGGACAGAACGCACTTTTACGCCTCAAAAAACCTGAAGGAATGGACCTTTCAATCCGAATTTGGAAAAGATCTGGGCGGTCACGGCGGCGTTTGGGAATGCCCCGATCTATTTCCGTTGAAAGTCGAAGGTACCAATGAAGAAAAATGGGTTCTGATCGTCAATATCAATCCAGGCGGACCGAATAATGGTTCTGCAGGACAATATTTTGTCGGTGATTTTGACGGGAAAACTTTTAAGATTGATGAACATTTCACGAAACAGCTTCAGAAAGAAAAAGCAGCCTGGCTCGATTGGGGAAAAGACAATTATGCCAGTGTTTCATTTGATAATGTTCCGCAGGGAAAAAGGGTGATTATCGGCTGGATGAGCAACTGGGAATATGCGCAGGAAGTTCCTACGGAAGCGTGGAGAAGCAGTACAACAATGGCGAGGGAAGTTTCACTCAAAAAAACAAAAGACGGCTATATCCTTAAAAATATTCCGGTTGCCGGACTGAAAAATTATCAAGGGAAATCTATCCGGAAAAAAATCAATCTGAAAAGTGAAAATAAATTAATAGATAAATCAGAAATTGACCTGACTAAAGCTGTTCTCGATTTAGATGTAAAGAAAATGACTGCCGGAACTTATAGCTTTTCTCTGAAAAATTCTTTAAGAGAAGAAGTCGTTTTTGGAATTGATAATAAAACAAAAGAATTGTTCGTAGACCGTTCCAAATCAGGGAAAACAGATTTCGGAAAAAACTATTCAACACCTGTTACCAAAGCACCTTTGAATCAGATGTATCCTGAAGCAAAAATGAAACTTGTTATCGACAAGACTTCCATTGAAATCTTCTTTAATGACGGCGAAAAAGTACTGACCGAAATCTTCTTCCCGAACGAACATCTCTCGGAACTGACCTTATCAACAGACACGAAAGGAAGCTCATTAGATATCAATGCAAATCAGCTTGATATTAATAAGAGATAG
- a CDS encoding TonB-dependent receptor has translation MKKYKIAVAFCLLPFSYIFAQEIVKGKVLSPNQKPLSGVTVTVSETGTTTTTDSNGTFQINDLKKGNTLVFTYSDYTTKEVVVDEKTVLNIILAADKVKNIDEVVVTGYTKQKKADITGAVSIVDMKDLNKQAEPNPIKSLQGRVAGVNISADGSPSGGSTKVLIRGVGTLNNTDPLYVIDGVPTKAGMHELNPGDIETMQVLKDASSASIYGSRAANGVIIITTKKGKKGKMRIDLNYYTAFSQYAKKTPVLNAKQFGQVLWQANINDGLNPNNNNLSYSFDWGVQNGVPTLYNSYVPEYLDTAKTIKSANTNWYDEVSQTGVANSLDVAASSASDKGSYYFSMGYYDNDGIVKLTNFKRLSARVNTSYNFFDGKLKIGENFTYNKTNELIDPGVLDPALRALPIIPVHTVDGIGWGGPVGGMNDRQNPVRLLEYNKDNGYRYQRFFGNVYAELQPVKNLTLKSSFGVDFSNYYKRMLQRSYVSGYLQNKTNAVNIDQSDTEKWTWTNTAQYTAKAGNHHFDLLGGMEMYKDIYNNTWLRKEGFLIETPDYMYPDAGTGDAFNGGSSTYYSLLSYFGKFSYDYDNRYLFSATVRYDGSSRFGKNNRFGTFPAFSAGWRINKEDFAEKWIPFFSDLRLRAGWGQTGNQEISNSAVYSLYIANYAGGNPTWATSYGTAYDISGVGSGLLPSGFIATQTKNDDLKWETTTQTNLGLDFGFFNQKLTGSVDIYKKDTKDILVLPPYLGVIGEGGNRWINGASMENKGIEVALGYQDKTSGGFGYEISGNFSMNRNKITELPQSVINNYGGNGTTDNILGRPINSMYGYVADGLFRTQAEVDNSATQPGKGLGRICYADLNNDGIIDDKDRTWIGNPNPGFMYGVNLNFSYKNFDLSTFWQGIGDVDVINSKKYQTDFWSVDDVGSNKGTRLLNAWSPQNPNSDIPALTTVDSNAESRFSSYYVENGSYLKLRVLQLGYSLPKNVLEQYRLTNFRIYISAQNLLTIKSKSFTGIDPETPAFGYPLPLTFNFGVNLSL, from the coding sequence ATGAAGAAATATAAAATTGCAGTCGCCTTTTGTCTTCTTCCGTTTTCCTACATTTTTGCGCAGGAAATTGTGAAAGGAAAGGTACTGTCTCCCAATCAGAAACCGCTGAGCGGCGTTACCGTAACAGTTTCTGAAACAGGTACTACTACAACGACTGATAGCAATGGAACATTTCAGATCAATGATTTGAAGAAAGGAAACACGCTGGTTTTTACCTATTCCGATTATACTACGAAAGAAGTGGTGGTGGATGAAAAAACTGTCCTCAACATCATTCTGGCAGCCGATAAGGTGAAGAACATTGACGAAGTTGTGGTGACCGGATATACTAAGCAGAAAAAAGCCGACATCACCGGAGCAGTTTCCATTGTTGATATGAAAGATCTTAACAAACAGGCGGAACCGAATCCCATCAAATCACTACAGGGAAGAGTAGCTGGGGTGAATATCTCCGCCGATGGCTCGCCTTCAGGAGGAAGTACCAAAGTTCTGATTCGTGGTGTCGGGACACTGAACAATACCGACCCGCTTTATGTCATAGACGGTGTACCAACAAAAGCAGGAATGCACGAGCTGAATCCGGGCGACATCGAAACGATGCAGGTACTGAAAGATGCTTCTTCCGCAAGTATTTATGGTTCCAGAGCGGCAAACGGTGTGATTATCATTACCACCAAAAAAGGGAAAAAAGGCAAGATGAGAATCGACCTGAATTATTATACTGCTTTTTCCCAATATGCGAAAAAAACGCCTGTTCTCAACGCAAAACAATTCGGGCAGGTGCTTTGGCAGGCTAATATCAATGACGGTCTGAATCCGAACAATAATAACCTGAGCTACAGCTTCGACTGGGGCGTTCAGAACGGCGTTCCGACCTTGTACAACAGCTACGTTCCGGAATATCTGGATACAGCAAAAACCATCAAATCTGCCAACACCAATTGGTATGATGAGGTTTCCCAGACCGGTGTTGCCAATTCTTTGGATGTGGCGGCTTCAAGCGCGTCAGACAAAGGTTCTTACTATTTCTCGATGGGGTATTATGACAATGACGGTATCGTAAAGCTGACCAATTTCAAGAGATTGTCTGCCCGTGTGAATACTTCCTATAATTTTTTCGATGGTAAATTAAAAATCGGGGAAAATTTTACATACAATAAAACTAACGAATTGATCGATCCGGGTGTTCTTGATCCGGCTTTGAGAGCGTTGCCGATTATTCCTGTTCATACCGTGGACGGAATCGGATGGGGCGGTCCGGTTGGAGGGATGAATGACCGTCAAAATCCTGTCCGTCTTTTGGAATACAACAAAGACAACGGTTATCGTTACCAGCGTTTTTTCGGAAATGTTTATGCCGAATTACAGCCTGTGAAAAACCTGACGTTGAAATCAAGCTTCGGTGTTGATTTTTCGAATTATTATAAAAGAATGTTACAAAGAAGCTATGTTTCGGGCTATCTTCAGAATAAAACAAATGCTGTAAATATTGACCAGTCGGATACTGAAAAATGGACCTGGACCAATACCGCTCAATACACGGCCAAAGCAGGAAATCACCACTTCGATTTGCTGGGCGGAATGGAAATGTATAAAGATATCTATAACAATACATGGCTCAGAAAAGAAGGATTTCTGATTGAAACGCCAGATTATATGTATCCTGATGCGGGAACGGGAGATGCATTCAACGGTGGAAGTTCTACCTATTACAGCTTGTTGTCGTACTTCGGGAAGTTTTCCTACGATTATGACAATCGTTATCTTTTCTCTGCAACAGTGCGCTATGATGGCTCGTCAAGATTCGGGAAGAACAATCGTTTTGGAACATTCCCGGCATTTTCGGCTGGATGGAGAATCAACAAGGAAGATTTTGCGGAGAAATGGATTCCGTTTTTCTCAGATTTAAGGCTGAGAGCAGGTTGGGGACAGACCGGAAACCAGGAAATCAGCAATTCGGCAGTATATTCTCTTTACATTGCCAATTATGCAGGCGGAAATCCGACCTGGGCAACTTCTTACGGAACGGCTTACGATATTTCCGGGGTGGGAAGCGGTTTATTGCCTTCAGGATTCATCGCAACACAAACCAAAAATGATGATCTGAAATGGGAAACTACCACGCAAACCAACCTAGGTCTGGATTTCGGATTTTTTAATCAGAAACTGACGGGAAGCGTGGATATTTATAAAAAAGATACCAAAGATATTCTCGTTTTACCTCCTTATCTGGGCGTGATTGGCGAAGGCGGAAACCGCTGGATCAACGGCGCTTCGATGGAAAATAAAGGGATTGAGGTTGCCTTAGGTTATCAGGACAAAACTTCCGGTGGATTCGGATACGAGATTTCAGGAAATTTCTCAATGAACCGGAACAAAATCACGGAATTACCACAATCTGTTATCAACAATTATGGCGGAAACGGGACAACCGATAATATTCTCGGAAGGCCAATCAATTCAATGTATGGTTATGTTGCCGACGGACTTTTCAGAACGCAGGCAGAAGTTGATAATTCCGCTACGCAGCCGGGTAAAGGTTTAGGAAGAATCTGTTATGCCGATTTAAATAATGATGGAATTATCGACGACAAAGACAGAACGTGGATCGGAAATCCGAATCCGGGATTTATGTATGGCGTTAATCTTAATTTTTCCTACAAAAATTTCGATTTGTCTACCTTTTGGCAAGGCATCGGCGATGTGGATGTCATTAATTCTAAAAAATACCAGACCGATTTCTGGAGTGTGGATGATGTAGGATCTAATAAAGGAACAAGATTGCTCAACGCATGGTCACCACAGAATCCGAACTCTGATATTCCGGCACTCACAACAGTGGACAGCAACGCAGAATCCAGATTTTCATCCTATTATGTAGAGAACGGAAGCTATCTGAAATTAAGGGTTTTACAGTTAGGGTACAGCCTTCCTAAAAATGTGTTGGAGCAGTACAGGCTTACCAATTTCAGGATTTACATCAGCGCACAGAATCTTCTGACTATCAAATCCAAAAGTTTCACGGGTATTGATCCGGAAACACCGGCTTTCGGTTATCCGCTACCGCTGACGTTCAATTTTGGAGTTAATTTATCCCTTTAA